The following are encoded together in the Humulus lupulus chromosome 5, drHumLupu1.1, whole genome shotgun sequence genome:
- the LOC133779651 gene encoding nicastrin-like gives MPNLSNGSGILWNKYDFPVFLLSESSTKTIQEVSEEILKRQRSYTTVVAEFDLVMQTVKSGTRDSESCLKEETCLPLGGYSVWSSLPPLNISSLDQGKPIILTVASMDSASFFRDKSLGADSPISGMIALLAAGDALSHLEAFHDLNKKVLRIANLDSNVYLSIEEGMNL, from the exons ATGCCAAACTTATCTAAT GGATCTGGTATATTGTGGAACAAGTATGATTTTCCTGTATTCTTGCTCTCGGAGAGTAGTACGAAGACCATCCAAGAG GTTTCTGAAGAAATTTTGAAGAGACAGAGATCTTATACCACTGTTGTGGCTGAGTTTGATCTTGTGATGCAG ACAGTGAAATCTGGAACTCGTGATTCAGAATCTTGTTTGAAAGAGGAGACCTGCCTTCCATTAGGGGGATACAG TGTTTGGTCATCACTTCCTCCGCTTAATATCTCCTCCTTAGATCAGGGTAAGCCTATTATATTGACTGTGGCGTCAATGGATTCGGCTTCATTTTTCCGTGACAAAAGCCTTGGTGCAGACTCCCCAATATCA GGCATGATTGCACTCTTGGCAGCGGGCGATGCACTATCACATTTGGAGGCTTTCCATGACCTTAATAAAAAG GTTTTAAGAATTGCTAATCTTGATTCAAATGTGTATTTGAGCATTGAAGAAGGTATGAATCTCTAA